TAATGCATTTCTTGAGAGCATACAGTTAGATCGAGACAAGCTGCCCAATATCAACCAACGCGATTTAGAGGCTATTCTATTAGAATCATAATAAATCTATTTACTAAAAACCCCAGCCGTAAAAACAGAAGCTTTTTCTCTAAGCAAAATGAATGTTTTCTAGCCGAATGTTGATAAATGTAGAGAGGCAAGCATGAATATCGATCACTCTGGCATTGGGAAAGACGATGTTTTCGAGATTTTTCTCAAAAAGAAAGAACTTGAATCTACAGGCAAGATTTACAGGCTTGAGCAAGTTTTGCAAGCCTTATAAATTTTAAGTTCAAGTCTTTCAAACAACCTTCACAGTTCTTTTATTCAAAGTCATGGAATAGATCTGAAAGCCAATAATATTCTCAATGACGGAATAGTTTGCAAAGTACCAGGTCCAGAGTCTTCTGGATGGAAGGCTGGAAAATTGGAGATTCGAATTCAGCTAAATTTTATTCCAGATACTCCTCAAGAGCTTGAAGGTGTTAGCCAACAGGAGAATGGTAGTGAATCTGATTTAGACGAACTAAGAAGGGTTGTATAGAAGTAGTAAGCAGGGCTCAATTATGGAAAATGGAAAGATTATGTTGGCTAATGAAGAAGTAGTCTTACTAGATACTACCGAAAGTGCTTTGAGAAGTATCTACGGCTTACCAAGAACCTTTAGGATTGA
The sequence above is a segment of the Leptolyngbya subtilissima AS-A7 genome. Coding sequences within it:
- a CDS encoding KGK domain-containing protein translates to MLSSSLSNNLHSSFIQSHGIDLKANNILNDGIVCKVPGPESSGWKAGKLEIRIQLNFIPDTPQELEGVSQQENGSESDLDELRRVV